TGCGTCCCATCCTTGCCGCGTGGCGGGAGGCCGGGATTCCAGGGCACATCAGCAACACGGCGGGCCTGTACGTCTGTAACGTCGTGATGTACCACGCCCTGCATGCGCTGGCGGCGTCGGGCCGCGCGGGGGTGCCCTGCGGCTTTCTGCACGTGCCCGCGAATGCCGAAGTCGCCCTTGCCGTGCCCGAGGACCGCCCCGCCCTCCCCTACCTGCCCCAGCCCGAGATCACGCGGGCGGTGCGGGTGGCGGTGGAGGTGCTCGCGGGCCGCCTGAATTGAGGGTCTACGGAAAGGGGGCCTTCCCCGCCACCCAGCCGCCTCCCGGCCCCCCCGCCCAGTGCCACTCGCCGGGACCCTCCGGCTTGAGGCGCAGCGCCTCCGCCACCGCCACCAGCGGCACCCGCCGGGCAAAGCGGGTGCGGGCGTGCCACAGCGCCAGGGCGCGGGCCGGGTCGCCGGGCCGCAGGCCGCGCAGGGCCGCGTCTGCCCGGTTCACGGCGAGGTCGAAGAGGGCGGGGGGCACCTCCCCGGCGGGCGCGGCGGCGTCCGCACCAGGCGGGTTCAGGAACGGGCGGTCGTCGGGGGGCATGGGCGCTGCCCCTTAGGGCTGCATGCGGTGCAGTTCCACCACGTAACGGGCGAGTTCCTGCGGGGGCGCGACCTCCCGCGCGATTTCCACGCGGGCCTCCAGCATGGGGAGGTCGTAAGGGTCAATCCGCAGAAACTCATTCGTCAGCAGCAGGGCGCGGCGCAGGTCGCCTTCCTCGCGGGCGTGCGAGGCGCGGGTGCGGACCTCCATCGTGAGCAGCAGGCGCAGTTCCTCGCGGACCTCTTCGGCCCACTCGCTCTCCATCCGCAACCCCGGCAGGAAAGGCCCCCGGTACAGCGCCAGCGCCTGCGCGAGGTCCCCCGCCGCGAGCGCCGCCCGCAGCTCGGTCACATCGAGGTGGACATGCACGTCCGGCCCCAGGCTGTAGCGCGGCTGCTTGGCGCTCCCCTCCATCGTGAGGACCTCGGCCCCCAGCCGCACCCGCAGCTCGCGGAACACGGCCCGGAAGTAGTCCCCGGCGGTCTTGGGATCGCGGTCGGGGTAGAGGGTCGCCTCCAGTTCGCGGCGGGTGCGCCCCGGATTCAGGGCGAGGTAGACCAGCGTGAGCACGCCGCCTTCCAGACTCAGCGTGATCGTCTCGCCCCCACGTTCGATCTCCGAGCGGCCCAGGGTGTGCACGCGCAGGTGCAGCGCCCCGGAGACGGGCGTCTCGCTGCCGGGCACGTTGAGCTTTTCCAGCACGAGTTGCGTGTCGGGCGCGAGGTCGGGGTCGAGCAGCGCCCGCTGCACGAGGTTGGCGAGTTCGTGCAAGTCGGGGCGGTAGAGCATCCGGTCGCGGGCGGCGATCAGGGCGGTGAGCGCCTCGCGGAAGGTCCGCAGGCTTTCCTCGGTCTGCCCCAGTCCCGACTGTGCCTCGGCCAGATGCAGCAGCGCCCGCACCCGTTGACCCTCGCCCAAAGTCTGCGATTCCAGCGCCCGCGTCAGGTGCTCAGCGGCCTGAGCGTGATGCTGCCGCCGCCGCAGCAGGATGCCGCGCGTCATGGTCACCGCCGGGTGCGTCGCGTCCGGCGCGAGGTCGAGCAGCACCTCCAGCGCCCGCGCATGCTGCCCCTGGCGGCTGTACAGGTCGGCCATCCGGGTCGCCGTCCACGTCAGCAGCTCGAAGTCGCGGGTGGATTCGACGATGGCCCGCAACTCTTCGAGCGCCTGAAGATGCGCAGCGTGGTCGCCGGTGAGGCGGTGGAGATCGGCTTCGACAGCGAGGAGGTAGGCACGAGGCCTCATGGCGTCTGTCTGCGTCAACACCTCCTGAGCTTGGGCAATAGTGCTCCTAGCACCCCGAAAATCCCCGGTGAGCACTTGGACATTGGCTAGACCGGTCAACGCCGACAATCGAGCGACTGGAGTCCGGTCCTTGGGCAGCAGCCGTATGGCTTCTTGATAGAGGTGCTGAGCGCGTGTCACCTCGCCTGTTTGCACGAGCATCTGCGCCACTGTCTGGGTGATACGGCCAATGCGCTCGTCATCACCCAATGCCATATAACCGCGC
This region of Deinococcus sp. HSC-46F16 genomic DNA includes:
- a CDS encoding tetratricopeptide repeat protein translates to MTLDVEHFSDLQAHFDAGRYDAVIAYLTDIPPATPGGWRLLGMAHMVSGQVQQAELPLMRAAELGDDEARVEYGNVLRLQGRFSEAIRHFERISPGLTGELALRAQRWQGTAEFQSGQMVEGLERCEQAWRGYMALGDDERIGRITQTVAQMLVQTGEVTRAQHLYQEAIRLLPKDRTPVARLSALTGLANVQVLTGDFRGARSTIAQAQEVLTQTDAMRPRAYLLAVEADLHRLTGDHAAHLQALEELRAIVESTRDFELLTWTATRMADLYSRQGQHARALEVLLDLAPDATHPAVTMTRGILLRRRQHHAQAAEHLTRALESQTLGEGQRVRALLHLAEAQSGLGQTEESLRTFREALTALIAARDRMLYRPDLHELANLVQRALLDPDLAPDTQLVLEKLNVPGSETPVSGALHLRVHTLGRSEIERGGETITLSLEGGVLTLVYLALNPGRTRRELEATLYPDRDPKTAGDYFRAVFRELRVRLGAEVLTMEGSAKQPRYSLGPDVHVHLDVTELRAALAAGDLAQALALYRGPFLPGLRMESEWAEEVREELRLLLTMEVRTRASHAREEGDLRRALLLTNEFLRIDPYDLPMLEARVEIAREVAPPQELARYVVELHRMQP